In Planctomycetota bacterium, one genomic interval encodes:
- a CDS encoding LamG-like jellyroll fold domain-containing protein, with protein sequence MPPADAPPAVVEAVEPRRLLSGDTIPGINAVFPATAFMHVDPSARLIDVTKLSQIDAIDGPDATPNDSHDDDSRAFVAALDFIKAQQVADAGTENSPTRSPDTSYVLYVPEGVFHVEDTIEYSGAPYDFWVQMRIIGQSRDGSIIRLKDDQAGFGASTRKAVIDFSQRTGDDPDARGLNNWPAQNVLRHLTVDVGDDNPGAVGVDFFGANNAEIHDVSIISGDGQGEIGLHLPIGIASGYFHDVTIDGFDRGVLMHPYHFADPAIENITLRNQNDVGIRVVNSTPSIRNLYSDNSVPALDLTDGGAHVVLIDSKLVGGASDVPAIRLDDTGTDREAEPVAFQDRGGPSSGIEVGHLFARDVRVDGYASAVEKDGVVAVEGTFIDEYVSDASIGFDADQRVRSMHLPVKATPQKLWTSVMSQWSSPNDFGAVGDGVTDDTAAVQAAFSDPATRIVFFPSAQYRITSTIDIPAHVDRVHGMFTSLSGRPGGSYFKVAQNEATPLVIDDFYSVVNARMVDHAEPRTLVLDTIRSTNLYSNTDDAPQRGDLFVNNVNAYGKTEASRAVDQNVYARFINTEYKGGANFLVGDGGVMWVLGYKVEGGTINFDVEAGGALEVLGGTANQFGQSTFDDGASQDIVVTSNDGNLSVILNSNGPNSGNFLGFETVLVDNQNGNTSTVLHSDLPDRQGRLNEWLIPLYVSYDLDDLPAASAELAHYPFDGNLTSSTAPDAVGNNGYAAGKFVHAAAFTSGEAVDLPSEIVEQMSSAEGSVSLWVKTQQSSIGMILHATETGGNGFGGQKEMHLHTDGDDIGFFLEGSGLGDRKLAGSDDDGDVTDGQWHHVAATWAASGQVRLYVDGVLRAAKQHNGNLFGFEGGMKLGKPTSSTRHFDGSIDDLRLFDRALSSSEISDLYSKVPIIADTTTSGGTTPGSFVVGGPRVLRSLFAVDDESTTGFGK encoded by the coding sequence CCCTCGACTTCATCAAGGCGCAGCAAGTTGCAGACGCGGGCACCGAGAACAGTCCGACGCGAAGCCCGGACACGTCGTACGTGCTCTACGTGCCCGAGGGCGTGTTCCACGTCGAGGACACCATCGAGTACTCCGGCGCGCCATACGACTTCTGGGTCCAGATGCGGATCATCGGGCAAAGCCGTGACGGCAGCATCATCCGCCTCAAAGACGACCAAGCTGGGTTCGGTGCGAGCACGCGCAAGGCCGTTATCGACTTCTCCCAGCGAACGGGCGACGACCCTGATGCCCGTGGTCTGAATAACTGGCCGGCGCAGAACGTCCTTCGACACCTCACCGTCGACGTCGGCGACGACAATCCGGGAGCGGTGGGCGTCGACTTCTTCGGTGCCAACAACGCCGAGATTCACGACGTCTCCATCATCTCGGGCGATGGCCAGGGCGAGATCGGCTTGCACCTGCCGATCGGAATCGCCAGCGGCTACTTCCACGACGTCACGATCGACGGCTTTGATCGCGGCGTTCTGATGCACCCATACCACTTCGCCGATCCGGCGATCGAGAACATCACGCTCCGCAACCAGAACGACGTCGGCATCCGTGTGGTCAACTCCACACCGAGTATCCGAAATCTGTACAGCGACAACAGCGTTCCTGCCCTCGACCTCACCGACGGCGGCGCGCACGTCGTGCTGATCGACTCGAAGCTCGTCGGCGGCGCGAGCGATGTCCCCGCCATCCGTCTGGACGACACCGGCACGGACCGCGAGGCAGAACCCGTCGCGTTCCAGGATCGCGGCGGGCCTAGCAGCGGGATCGAAGTGGGCCACCTCTTCGCTCGTGACGTCCGCGTCGATGGCTACGCGTCGGCCGTGGAGAAGGATGGTGTGGTCGCCGTCGAAGGCACGTTCATCGACGAATACGTGTCCGATGCCTCGATCGGCTTCGATGCGGATCAGCGCGTCCGCTCAATGCATCTGCCGGTGAAGGCGACGCCACAGAAACTCTGGACCAGCGTCATGAGCCAGTGGTCCAGTCCGAACGACTTCGGCGCAGTCGGCGATGGCGTGACCGACGACACCGCTGCTGTGCAAGCGGCGTTCAGCGATCCCGCCACGCGCATCGTCTTTTTCCCATCTGCCCAGTACCGCATCACGTCGACTATCGACATCCCGGCGCATGTCGATCGCGTGCACGGCATGTTCACGAGTCTGTCGGGAAGGCCGGGCGGCTCGTACTTCAAGGTCGCCCAGAACGAGGCAACGCCGCTCGTCATCGACGACTTCTACTCGGTTGTCAACGCGCGCATGGTCGACCACGCAGAGCCAAGGACGCTCGTGCTCGACACGATTCGCTCGACCAATCTCTACAGCAACACCGACGACGCGCCGCAACGCGGCGATCTCTTCGTCAACAACGTCAACGCCTACGGCAAGACCGAGGCGTCGCGGGCGGTGGACCAGAACGTCTACGCACGTTTCATCAACACGGAATACAAGGGCGGTGCCAACTTTCTCGTCGGTGATGGTGGGGTCATGTGGGTGCTGGGCTACAAGGTTGAAGGCGGCACGATCAACTTCGACGTCGAGGCCGGTGGAGCCCTCGAGGTGCTCGGTGGCACCGCCAACCAGTTCGGCCAATCCACTTTCGACGATGGGGCGAGCCAGGACATCGTCGTCACTAGCAACGACGGGAACCTCTCCGTCATCCTCAACAGCAACGGCCCCAACAGCGGCAACTTCCTCGGCTTCGAAACCGTCCTTGTCGACAATCAGAACGGCAACACCAGCACGGTCCTTCACAGCGACCTGCCCGACCGCCAAGGCCGGCTCAACGAATGGCTCATACCGCTCTACGTCAGCTACGACCTCGACGACCTTCCCGCGGCTTCTGCGGAGCTGGCCCATTACCCGTTTGACGGCAACCTGACATCATCCACCGCACCGGACGCCGTCGGCAACAACGGCTACGCGGCGGGCAAGTTCGTTCACGCCGCCGCCTTCACAAGCGGCGAGGCTGTCGACTTGCCGAGCGAGATCGTCGAGCAGATGTCGTCGGCTGAGGGTTCGGTCTCGCTTTGGGTCAAGACGCAGCAATCGTCGATCGGCATGATCCTGCACGCGACCGAGACCGGCGGCAACGGTTTCGGGGGGCAAAAGGAAATGCACTTGCACACCGACGGCGACGACATCGGCTTCTTCCTCGAAGGCAGTGGCCTTGGTGACCGCAAGCTCGCTGGCAGCGACGACGATGGCGACGTCACCGACGGCCAATGGCACCACGTCGCTGCCACCTGGGCCGCGTCGGGTCAGGTGCGCCTCTACGTCGATGGCGTGCTGCGGGCCGCAAAGCAACACAACGGCAACCTGTTCGGCTTCGAGGGCGGCATGAAGCTCGGGAAGCCGACAAGTAGCACACGCCACTTCGACGGCAGCATCGACGACTTACGCCTCTTCGACCGCGCACTGTCTTCGTCGGAAATCTCCGACCTTTACAGCAAAGTACCGATCATCGCCGACACCACGACCAGCGGTGGGACGACACCCGGCTCTTTCGTGGTCGGCGGACCAAGAGTGCTGCGGTCCCTTTTCGCAGTAGACGACGAATCAACGACCGGCTTTGGGAAATGA
- a CDS encoding FliA/WhiG family RNA polymerase sigma factor, protein MPSTLSAPASQASEDVADKPAPRGRARRAPVDPDRPARDERGRARNLRAIPTAEQKRLAEELMPLADTLAKGINVRTDRTDLVGVWIDYKNNGTEACRNILMEAYLHLVRFNADRVYAKLPNEVDIEDLISVGIFGLMDAIDLFDFERNIKFETYCARRIQGAMLDELRSMDWVPRLVRSRAHKLDTAQKALEVQLGRQATAEELAAELEVDMEEFEKIFKDAQATGLVSLNRKWYETDSNKDVREVDVLEDRRTSDPVREMQRKDLKQLMDKGLSRAERLIVTLYYFEEMTMKEIGATLDLSESRVSQMHSSIIARLRDQMAEKQNELASAAIA, encoded by the coding sequence ATGCCGTCGACCCTCTCCGCCCCCGCGTCTCAGGCTTCTGAGGACGTTGCCGACAAACCCGCACCCCGCGGCCGAGCCCGCCGAGCGCCCGTCGATCCTGATCGACCCGCACGCGATGAACGTGGCCGCGCGCGAAACCTCCGCGCCATTCCCACGGCCGAGCAAAAACGCCTCGCCGAGGAACTCATGCCGCTGGCCGACACGCTGGCCAAGGGCATCAACGTCCGCACCGATCGCACCGACCTGGTCGGCGTGTGGATCGACTACAAGAACAACGGCACCGAAGCCTGCCGGAACATCCTGATGGAGGCCTACCTCCACCTAGTCCGCTTCAACGCCGACCGCGTCTACGCCAAGCTCCCCAACGAGGTCGACATCGAAGACCTCATCAGCGTCGGCATCTTCGGCCTGATGGACGCGATCGACCTGTTCGACTTCGAACGCAACATCAAGTTCGAAACCTACTGCGCCCGCCGCATTCAGGGGGCGATGCTCGACGAGCTGCGCAGCATGGACTGGGTCCCGCGCCTCGTCCGCAGCCGCGCGCACAAGCTCGACACCGCGCAGAAGGCCCTCGAGGTTCAGCTCGGCCGACAAGCCACCGCCGAAGAGCTCGCCGCCGAGCTTGAGGTGGACATGGAGGAGTTCGAGAAGATCTTCAAGGACGCCCAGGCCACGGGCCTGGTCAGCTTGAACCGCAAGTGGTACGAGACGGACTCCAACAAGGACGTCCGCGAGGTCGACGTTCTGGAGGACCGCCGCACCAGCGACCCGGTCCGCGAGATGCAGCGCAAGGACCTGAAGCAGCTCATGGATAAGGGCCTCAGCCGGGCCGAGCGACTGATCGTCACGCTCTACTACTTCGAAGAGATGACGATGAAGGAGATCGGCGCGACGCTCGATCTCTCCGAATCGCGCGTGAGCCAGATGCACTCGTCCATCATCGCCCGCCTCCGCGACCAGATGGCAGAGAAGCAGAACGAACTCGCCTCGGCTGCCATCGCTTGA